One genomic window of Polyangium aurulentum includes the following:
- a CDS encoding RNA polymerase sigma factor, producing the protein MPPIALFQAALSDSPPAAAVHPGEPRAAPSFEAIYEEHFDLVWRNIRRLGVPEAGVDDAVQEVFLVVHRRLGAFEGRSSLKTWIFSIVARVASDHRRALRRKSPHTRSADAAVDADTVADERAIDPHERTARLEGVRLLHRMLDELDDEKRTVLVLAELEGMSAPEMAEALGENVNTIYARLRAARREFEGAVARERARDAWRLR; encoded by the coding sequence GTGCCCCCGATCGCCCTTTTCCAGGCCGCCCTGTCCGACTCGCCGCCCGCCGCCGCGGTCCATCCGGGCGAGCCCAGGGCCGCGCCGTCGTTCGAGGCCATCTACGAGGAGCATTTCGATCTCGTATGGCGCAACATCCGCCGCCTCGGCGTGCCGGAGGCGGGGGTCGACGACGCGGTGCAGGAGGTCTTTCTGGTCGTGCACCGTCGCCTCGGCGCATTCGAGGGGCGCTCGTCGCTCAAGACGTGGATCTTCTCCATCGTCGCCCGCGTGGCGAGCGACCACCGGCGCGCATTGCGAAGGAAGAGCCCGCATACGCGCTCGGCGGACGCGGCGGTCGACGCCGATACGGTCGCGGACGAGCGCGCGATCGATCCGCACGAGCGCACCGCGCGGCTGGAGGGGGTGCGGCTGCTCCACCGGATGCTCGACGAGCTCGACGATGAAAAGCGCACGGTGCTGGTGCTCGCGGAGCTGGAGGGGATGAGCGCGCCTGAAATGGCCGAGGCGCTCGGCGAGAACGTGAACACCATCTATGCGCGCCTCCGGGCGGCGCGGCGTGAATTCGAGGGGGCAGTGGCCCGCGAGCGGGCGCGCGACGCATGGAGGCTCCGATGA
- a CDS encoding MopE-related protein codes for MKNLRSSFLKTLLPLGALFGLVALGACKDTVVIGGNAKPCNTDVDCPNGQICTAAGVCSGGACKPEAEACDGIDNDCDGTVDDGALCVDGTVCQNGACGAPCQPAPETCDGVDNDCDGAVDDGSGMVLCPNGGSCVNGACVQLPCSSPNGGCPPGQACDANGNCVPGGCVPWAESCNGIDDDCDGVIDDDDPNAPLCSDGGVCTNGNCSWLPCDTDADCPAGQLCLNGACTAVGCLPAPEQCDGEDNDCDGLVDNVSDPNVPLCLNGGTCVNGACMVYQCQVDSDCPVNTACVNGICQ; via the coding sequence ATGAAAAACCTTCGTTCTTCCTTTCTCAAGACCCTTCTCCCGCTCGGCGCGCTCTTCGGGCTCGTGGCCCTCGGGGCGTGCAAGGACACGGTGGTCATCGGCGGCAACGCCAAGCCCTGCAATACGGACGTCGATTGCCCGAACGGCCAGATCTGCACGGCGGCTGGCGTCTGCTCGGGCGGCGCGTGCAAGCCGGAGGCCGAGGCGTGCGACGGGATCGACAACGATTGCGACGGCACGGTCGACGACGGCGCCCTCTGCGTCGACGGCACGGTCTGCCAGAACGGCGCTTGCGGCGCTCCGTGTCAGCCCGCGCCCGAGACGTGCGACGGGGTCGACAACGATTGCGACGGCGCGGTCGACGACGGAAGCGGAATGGTGCTGTGCCCCAACGGCGGGAGCTGCGTGAACGGCGCCTGCGTGCAGTTGCCTTGCAGCAGCCCGAACGGGGGCTGCCCGCCCGGCCAGGCGTGCGACGCGAACGGCAACTGCGTGCCCGGCGGCTGCGTGCCCTGGGCCGAGAGCTGCAACGGGATCGACGACGACTGCGACGGCGTCATCGACGACGACGACCCGAACGCGCCCCTGTGCTCGGACGGCGGGGTTTGCACCAACGGCAATTGCTCGTGGCTGCCGTGCGACACCGACGCGGACTGCCCCGCGGGGCAGCTCTGCCTGAACGGCGCGTGCACCGCGGTCGGCTGCCTGCCCGCGCCCGAGCAATGCGACGGCGAGGACAACGACTGCGACGGCCTCGTCGACAATGTCAGCGACCCGAACGTGCCCCTCTGCCTGAACGGCGGCACGTGCGTGAACGGCGCCTGCATGGTCTACCAATGCCAGGTCGACAGCGATTGCCCGGTGAACACGGCCTGCGTGAACGGCATCTGCCAGTAG
- a CDS encoding alpha/beta hydrolase family protein → MANLVTTSTPSNQSADLPPSKRILRRAVFLALVALGFILARPAERHLRAASLLMRFADERAQGFVADFGKHALDESTTSVPTSAGEVRARIYAPRGVTGGPGVVIVHGVHRLAIDEPRLMRFSRAVAAAGFTVLTPEVKEIADYRIDKASVETIGAAAGALRERLGGRPVGVMGMSFAGGLSLLAASDARFASDVGFVVAIGAHHDLGRVSHFFATNEADRPDGRKDRLAAHEYGALVLLYSHIDHLVPAAEAPVAQDALRLWLWEQHDAARARAKELSPEARARVEALFEGKADVPALVNEIARDAKAVGAVSPAGHLGALRAPVFLLHGQGDTVIPSAETLWIAEEVPPALLRAALVSPALVHVELQGEPTVAEQWQLVRFMAGVLDAAEAS, encoded by the coding sequence ATGGCGAACCTCGTGACGACCTCCACCCCCTCGAACCAATCCGCCGACCTTCCTCCAAGCAAGCGCATCCTCCGGCGCGCCGTGTTTCTCGCGCTCGTCGCGCTCGGCTTCATCCTCGCGCGGCCCGCCGAGCGACACCTGCGCGCCGCCTCGCTCCTCATGCGCTTCGCGGACGAGCGCGCACAAGGGTTCGTGGCCGATTTCGGCAAGCACGCCCTCGACGAGTCCACCACGAGCGTGCCCACCTCGGCGGGCGAGGTCCGGGCGCGCATCTATGCCCCGCGCGGCGTCACGGGCGGGCCGGGCGTGGTGATCGTCCACGGCGTCCACCGGCTCGCGATCGACGAGCCCAGGCTGATGCGCTTCTCCCGCGCGGTCGCGGCCGCGGGCTTCACGGTGCTCACGCCCGAGGTGAAGGAGATCGCCGATTATCGGATCGACAAGGCCTCCGTCGAGACCATCGGCGCGGCGGCGGGGGCATTGCGCGAGCGGCTCGGCGGAAGGCCCGTGGGCGTCATGGGCATGAGCTTCGCCGGAGGGCTCTCGCTCCTGGCAGCGTCGGATGCGCGGTTCGCTTCGGATGTCGGGTTCGTGGTGGCCATCGGCGCGCATCACGACCTCGGCCGGGTGTCGCACTTCTTCGCGACGAACGAGGCCGATCGGCCGGATGGGCGCAAGGATCGGCTGGCGGCGCATGAATACGGGGCGCTCGTGCTGCTTTATTCGCACATCGATCACCTCGTCCCCGCGGCCGAGGCGCCGGTTGCGCAGGACGCGTTGCGGCTATGGCTCTGGGAGCAGCACGACGCGGCACGCGCCCGCGCCAAGGAGCTGAGCCCCGAGGCGCGCGCGCGGGTCGAGGCGCTCTTCGAAGGAAAGGCCGACGTGCCGGCCCTCGTGAACGAGATTGCGCGGGACGCGAAGGCCGTGGGGGCGGTCTCTCCGGCGGGGCACCTCGGCGCGCTGCGGGCGCCGGTCTTCTTGCTGCATGGTCAGGGCGATACCGTGATTCCCTCGGCCGAGACGCTCTGGATTGCGGAGGAGGTCCCGCCCGCGCTGCTCCGCGCCGCGCTCGTGAGCCCGGCCCTGGTCCACGTGGAGCTTCAGGGCGAGCCCACGGTCGCGGAGCAATGGCAGCTCGTGCGGTTCATGGCCGGCGTGCTCGACGCGGCCGAGGCGAGCTGA
- a CDS encoding sensor histidine kinase — translation MGRTPSTKTLLLFAGLLAWGSIAQPFLSTIFRQPSSVGEPAVLASLAAHAAYLAAFGLCSARSEGLGMRNRVLLLAVQSIATFLLVHLRGVWLEAGLLAIVAAQASLLLPRRTALGWVAASTLAIFPFYVERADVVSALFWTTGVLGFQLFATAVATMVKHEAEARAELSRVNAELRAAQVMLSESARTAERLRIARELHDAVGHHLTALSINLEVARHASPADEALERAHGIAKSMLGEVRAVVRSMREERALDLPRALEELSRGVPRPRVHLDIEEGIALDDEALAHALFRCAQEAITNAARHAGAENLWISLSREPSGVILVARDDGRGAERVELGSGLSGLRERLGALGGAMTVESAPGKGLTLRAVVPERGGVS, via the coding sequence ATGGGCCGGACGCCGTCGACGAAGACGCTCCTCCTCTTCGCGGGCCTGCTCGCGTGGGGGTCGATTGCGCAGCCATTCCTGTCCACGATCTTCCGGCAGCCCTCGAGCGTGGGAGAGCCCGCGGTGCTCGCGAGCCTCGCGGCGCACGCGGCCTACCTCGCCGCCTTCGGCCTGTGCTCGGCGCGGTCGGAGGGGCTCGGGATGCGCAATCGCGTCCTTTTGCTCGCCGTGCAATCGATCGCCACGTTCCTCCTCGTGCACCTGCGCGGCGTGTGGCTCGAAGCGGGCCTTTTGGCGATCGTCGCGGCCCAGGCCTCGCTGCTCTTGCCGCGCCGGACCGCGCTCGGCTGGGTGGCGGCGTCGACGCTCGCAATCTTTCCTTTCTACGTGGAGCGGGCGGACGTCGTATCGGCGCTCTTCTGGACGACCGGCGTGCTCGGGTTTCAGCTCTTCGCGACGGCGGTCGCGACCATGGTGAAGCACGAGGCGGAGGCGCGGGCCGAGCTATCGCGGGTGAACGCCGAGCTGCGGGCGGCGCAGGTGATGCTCTCGGAGAGCGCGCGCACGGCCGAGCGGCTCAGGATCGCGCGCGAGCTTCACGACGCCGTGGGCCATCACCTGACGGCGCTCAGCATCAACCTCGAGGTCGCGCGCCACGCATCGCCCGCGGACGAGGCGCTCGAGCGGGCGCACGGCATCGCGAAGAGCATGCTCGGCGAGGTGCGTGCCGTGGTGCGCTCGATGCGCGAGGAGCGCGCGCTCGACCTGCCGCGCGCGCTCGAGGAGCTATCGCGCGGCGTGCCCCGGCCGCGGGTGCACCTCGACATCGAGGAGGGAATCGCGCTCGACGACGAGGCCCTGGCCCACGCGCTCTTCCGCTGCGCGCAGGAGGCGATCACGAATGCGGCGCGCCACGCCGGGGCGGAGAACCTCTGGATATCGCTGTCACGCGAGCCTTCGGGGGTGATTCTCGTGGCGCGCGACGACGGCCGGGGGGCGGAGCGGGTCGAGCTCGGCAGCGGCCTTTCGGGGCTGCGTGAGCGGCTCGGTGCGCTCGGCGGCGCAATGACGGTGGAATCGGCGCCTGGCAAGGGATTGACGTTGCGCGCGGTGGTGCCCGAACGCGGAGGGGTCTCGTGA
- a CDS encoding response regulator produces the protein MIHVLLADDQTLVRQGIRSLLGLTPDIRVAAEAADGDEALALIASTALNVLLLDVRMPKRTGLEVLEALRGKPSAPPAILLTTFDDDGVAAAGIRLGARGFLLKDIGLEQLAEAIRVVAGGGTLINPAVTERVLRGLDRIKPDFPVIDAPVALTARETEVLRWMAAGKSNREIADMLGTAEGTIKNHASSIFGKLGVRDRTRAVLRAIELGYI, from the coding sequence GTGATTCACGTATTGCTGGCCGACGATCAGACGCTCGTGCGACAGGGAATCCGGAGCCTGCTCGGACTGACGCCGGACATCCGTGTCGCGGCCGAGGCCGCGGACGGGGACGAGGCGCTCGCGCTGATCGCCAGCACGGCCCTGAACGTGCTCCTGCTCGACGTGCGAATGCCGAAGCGCACGGGTCTCGAGGTGCTCGAGGCGCTGCGCGGAAAGCCGTCCGCGCCCCCCGCCATTCTGCTGACCACGTTCGACGACGACGGGGTGGCCGCGGCGGGCATCCGTCTGGGTGCGCGCGGCTTTTTGCTGAAGGACATCGGCCTCGAGCAGCTCGCCGAGGCGATCCGGGTAGTGGCGGGAGGCGGCACGCTGATCAACCCCGCGGTGACGGAGCGCGTGCTGCGCGGGCTCGACCGGATCAAGCCGGATTTCCCGGTGATCGACGCCCCCGTGGCGCTGACGGCGCGCGAGACGGAGGTTTTACGATGGATGGCCGCAGGCAAGAGCAACCGGGAGATCGCCGACATGCTGGGGACGGCGGAGGGGACGATCAAGAATCACGCGTCGAGCATCTTCGGAAAGCTCGGGGTGCGGGACAGGACGAGGGCGGTGCTGCGGGCGATCGAGCTGGGGTATATTTGA
- a CDS encoding SDR family oxidoreductase, with amino-acid sequence MQDKIIVITGASAGIGAALAKQAGAAGARVVLAARRRKELEEVAAASGRDALVVVTDVSVRAEVEALASRAVEQFGRVDVWVNNAGRGITRLPSQLTDEDLDMMFRDNVKTALYGMQAILPHFQSRNAGQIINVSSLLGRVPYVAFRSAYCAAKHALNALTAAMRTELRATHPGIVVTTVLPGPVATEFGLNAVGGGVDSRAMPGAQSAEEVAEVVLNAIRTRAIDVYTRPGYGDQVRRYYEDMETFERASFAGPPRKES; translated from the coding sequence ATGCAAGACAAGATCATCGTGATTACCGGGGCGAGCGCGGGGATCGGGGCGGCCCTTGCGAAGCAGGCGGGGGCGGCCGGGGCGCGGGTCGTGCTTGCGGCGCGCCGTCGAAAGGAGCTGGAAGAGGTCGCCGCGGCGAGCGGACGGGACGCTCTCGTGGTCGTGACCGACGTGTCGGTGCGCGCCGAGGTCGAGGCGCTCGCGAGCCGGGCCGTCGAGCAATTCGGCCGCGTCGACGTGTGGGTCAACAATGCAGGCCGCGGAATCACGCGCCTGCCGTCGCAGCTCACGGACGAGGATCTCGACATGATGTTTCGCGACAACGTGAAGACCGCGCTCTACGGGATGCAGGCGATCCTTCCGCATTTCCAGTCGCGCAACGCCGGGCAGATCATCAACGTGTCGTCGCTGCTGGGGCGCGTGCCCTACGTGGCGTTCCGCTCTGCCTACTGCGCGGCCAAGCACGCCCTGAACGCGCTCACGGCCGCGATGCGGACCGAGCTGCGCGCGACGCACCCGGGGATCGTCGTGACCACGGTGCTGCCTGGCCCCGTGGCCACCGAATTCGGCCTCAATGCCGTGGGCGGCGGGGTCGACTCGCGCGCGATGCCGGGCGCGCAGAGCGCCGAGGAGGTGGCCGAAGTGGTGCTGAACGCGATTCGCACCCGGGCCATCGACGTGTACACGCGTCCCGGATACGGCGATCAGGTTCGGCGCTATTACGAGGACATGGAGACATTCGAGCGCGCCTCGTTCGCAGGGCCGCCGCGTAAGGAATCGTGA
- a CDS encoding formylglycine-generating enzyme family protein — protein MRSVLILGALVTSLAACSRSGGSPPPAQRGPESPRVTQRAPSPTAEAPSPAEGAMTPPPPEPVAAAPAPAKEPEAALPQRIEGMILVPAGPFLMGADSGGEPDERPAHTVTLPAYYLDETEVTNEAYARCIDAKKCAPPDPRNADRNGVGPDKLFRGPRQPVSSVSWDSARAYCAFVGKRLPTEAELEKAARGTDGRLYPWGKMAPGPERAVFHQSVTEDVGTHPKGDGPYGHHDLAGNVWEWAEDVYDPFAYERPGAARGVGGTCEEALEAYAELRKKRRKGFTGSNAIPTECERVLRGGGFNYHATGLRSTNRVHHPPRYRMVMSGFRCAKDGGG, from the coding sequence ATGAGGTCGGTCCTCATCCTCGGCGCGCTCGTCACGTCTCTCGCCGCATGCTCGCGTTCCGGGGGCAGCCCGCCCCCCGCGCAGCGCGGGCCCGAAAGCCCACGCGTCACGCAGCGCGCGCCGAGCCCCACGGCCGAGGCGCCGAGCCCGGCCGAGGGCGCCATGACGCCTCCCCCGCCCGAGCCCGTCGCCGCCGCGCCCGCGCCCGCGAAGGAGCCCGAGGCGGCGCTCCCGCAGCGCATCGAGGGAATGATTCTGGTGCCGGCCGGGCCATTCCTCATGGGCGCCGACAGCGGAGGGGAACCGGACGAGCGGCCGGCGCACACGGTCACGCTGCCGGCGTATTACCTCGACGAGACCGAGGTGACGAACGAGGCGTACGCGCGCTGCATCGACGCCAAGAAGTGCGCCCCGCCCGATCCCAGGAACGCGGATCGCAATGGGGTCGGTCCTGACAAGCTATTCCGTGGGCCGCGGCAGCCCGTGAGCAGCGTCTCGTGGGACAGCGCGCGGGCCTATTGCGCGTTCGTGGGCAAGCGGCTGCCGACGGAGGCGGAGCTCGAGAAGGCGGCGCGGGGGACGGACGGGCGCCTGTATCCGTGGGGGAAAATGGCGCCGGGGCCCGAGCGTGCGGTGTTCCATCAATCGGTGACCGAGGACGTCGGGACGCATCCGAAGGGCGACGGGCCGTACGGGCACCACGACCTCGCCGGGAACGTGTGGGAATGGGCCGAGGACGTGTACGATCCTTTCGCCTACGAGCGCCCGGGCGCCGCGCGCGGCGTGGGCGGGACGTGCGAGGAGGCGCTCGAGGCGTACGCGGAGCTGCGCAAGAAGCGGCGCAAGGGTTTTACAGGGTCGAATGCGATCCCGACGGAGTGCGAGCGGGTGCTGCGCGGCGGGGGATTCAACTACCACGCGACGGGGCTGCGCTCGACGAACCGGGTCCACCACCCCCCGCGCTATCGGATGGTGATGAGCGGCTTTCGGTGCGCGAAGGATGGTGGGGGCTAG
- a CDS encoding HAD domain-containing protein — protein MKVVFLDFDGVLNSYPFLKQQPHRMDRLDPAAVGRLNRILARSGAKVVISSSWRVHHSLEELRRRLGEVGFAGEVIDQTPDISWEEYGDPFRGRAVEIQSWIDRQRQPLESFVVLDDLYLEELAQFLVKTEFEAGLGDEHVEAALAILGET, from the coding sequence ATGAAGGTCGTCTTTCTCGACTTCGACGGCGTCCTCAACAGCTACCCCTTTTTGAAGCAGCAGCCCCATCGCATGGACCGGCTCGATCCGGCCGCCGTCGGGCGCTTGAACAGGATCCTGGCGCGGTCGGGGGCGAAGGTCGTGATCTCGTCCTCGTGGCGGGTTCACCATTCCCTCGAGGAGCTGCGCCGGCGGCTTGGGGAGGTCGGCTTCGCGGGGGAGGTGATCGATCAGACGCCGGACATCTCGTGGGAGGAGTACGGCGATCCTTTCCGCGGTCGCGCCGTGGAGATCCAATCGTGGATCGACCGGCAGCGCCAGCCGCTCGAGAGCTTCGTCGTGCTCGATGATCTGTATCTCGAGGAATTGGCGCAGTTCCTCGTGAAGACGGAGTTCGAGGCGGGGCTCGGCGACGAGCACGTCGAGGCGGCGCTCGCGATCCTCGGAGAGACGTGA